A genomic region of Dickeya solani IPO 2222 contains the following coding sequences:
- a CDS encoding type 2 lanthipeptide synthetase LanM: MRYILSEPYRAYLYFPYIRNFNKKMQQMLTDYGLHHLDFTDVSLSISESLDQIHLPDFVVKFDEWLKTQPDSHSDRYTSYFKNDDNSWLPGLRNHNQYISQLAEHICDTTIANINNFLIRLIEEHKLLIDIYNCPPLSSTPGKLSLAAGDRHDNGQQPVILALGSFKLIYKPRDSGIENVLNEICNIIGLANVCPVTLSLKTHLWQEFVENRGLDLSVDAAKVYRRYGNILALADLLNINDCHFDNFIVDADTVWLIDPETSFQYFFDDAPEFERSIYQSGLLQSPDVVKNGLGHTSALTAVTNIFQSFTYPHAIHDATENIQVRYERGFAKRTQNFPHYHGLPVKSKKYISDVTEGYTDTFLKLKRNHARIISLLKNHSEIKPRYLVRTTAYYLLIINKIIHPETSINIKKKLPALIDEFLLYPGSHPKFQSLILYEVSCLANYDIPLFHLFINSRSLFDGEKNEFPDFFPTTPLEQIDSYFSRDERYLLRQHHLIARSMNVVYKAG, encoded by the coding sequence ATGCGCTACATACTGTCAGAACCATATCGTGCTTACCTCTATTTCCCATATATAAGAAATTTTAATAAAAAGATGCAACAGATGCTGACTGATTATGGTCTGCATCACCTCGATTTTACAGATGTGTCATTGAGTATCTCTGAATCACTTGATCAAATCCACCTTCCTGATTTTGTTGTTAAATTCGATGAATGGCTGAAAACACAACCCGATTCACATTCAGATAGATATACTTCCTATTTCAAGAATGATGATAATTCCTGGCTGCCAGGGCTAAGAAACCACAATCAATATATTAGTCAACTGGCAGAACATATCTGTGATACCACTATCGCAAACATAAATAATTTTCTTATCCGCTTAATAGAGGAACATAAGTTACTTATTGATATTTATAATTGCCCACCACTTTCTTCAACTCCGGGAAAGCTGTCTTTAGCTGCTGGTGACCGGCATGACAATGGACAACAACCAGTAATACTAGCCCTCGGAAGCTTCAAGCTTATTTACAAACCCAGAGATTCTGGCATTGAAAATGTACTTAATGAGATCTGCAACATTATCGGGTTAGCTAATGTCTGCCCTGTGACACTTAGTCTTAAAACACATTTGTGGCAGGAATTTGTCGAAAACAGGGGCTTGGATTTGAGCGTGGATGCAGCCAAAGTTTACAGAAGATACGGTAACATTCTAGCTCTAGCCGATCTTCTGAATATCAATGACTGTCATTTTGATAACTTCATTGTAGATGCTGACACTGTATGGCTGATAGATCCCGAAACCAGCTTCCAGTATTTTTTTGATGACGCCCCGGAATTTGAACGTTCTATATATCAAAGCGGATTGCTTCAGAGCCCGGATGTTGTCAAGAATGGACTAGGGCATACATCAGCACTTACCGCTGTCACCAATATATTTCAGTCTTTTACCTATCCTCATGCCATCCATGATGCGACTGAAAATATTCAGGTTCGATATGAACGAGGATTTGCCAAACGGACACAAAACTTCCCACACTACCACGGTCTTCCGGTGAAGTCTAAGAAGTATATTTCTGATGTAACAGAGGGATATACCGACACGTTTCTCAAATTAAAAAGAAACCATGCGAGAATAATTTCCCTCCTGAAAAACCACTCAGAAATTAAACCACGTTACCTCGTTCGCACAACAGCTTATTATCTACTTATCATTAATAAAATAATTCATCCAGAGACAAGCATAAATATCAAAAAAAAGCTACCAGCGTTAATTGATGAATTTTTACTCTACCCCGGATCACACCCCAAGTTTCAGAGTCTTATATTATATGAAGTATCCTGCCTTGCAAACTATGACATTCCTCTGTTTCATCTTTTTATTAATTCACGCAGTTTATTTGATGGAGAGAAAAACGAATTCCCTGACTTTTTCCCTACCACCCCTCTTGAACAGATTGACAGCTATTTTTCTCGTGATGAACGGTATTTATTAAGACAACATCACCTTATAGCGCGGAGTATGAATGTTGTATACAAAGCAGGCTAA